ACGCGGTGTCcatgaattacctagtgagagtactgagcgaggtctattacggtatgtacaaactactggctccgacgctggacgctatacacttaaccgataaagacgagtggatcagcttcaacattgtcaacccatactttagaGATCCAGTGAGCAGGGTtagatcgaaaccgtgatggttttatttatatgtgagttgctgacatttttaccgtcagtttactttagaacctggcgagatgcgggtcttggtatttattctatgtgtagctccGCTGattgctgctaataaaactttgctgtacttggagagatacggctatctcgatactaatacctcagagctatccacagacattacacaggcgaTCGTTAGGTTTGAagagacgttcggcttgaatgtgaccggatatgtaaatgaggagacgactaacttaatgaaccagcccagatgcgaCAATTCAGACGAgttaatagcgtctttcactgcaaacccaaactacggatggcggaaaaacgatattacctggtttatgtacggtagtaattatcagtatgaccaactatgtcgggatgcgttcgccctattctcaagacattccaacctgaccttccggcgggaccctataagtcccacaatcattttaagtatcactcccaggaaacatctttcgtattatctacggaaaaattgcagtagagtgtttgatggtaggggtggttcagtgggtcacgcctttctccctatattggggatgaaccagacagatgttcatatggacggtgaagaagattgggattatacaatggatctacctgcGCCTGGAAAAGTTTCCttctttttggttctattacacgaaattggacacgctctaggcttgcaacattcatcactttcgtcgtctataatgtatcctttttattttgtaccacatggtatttcaaatctttaccaatatgatttagacagagatgatcaaatggcaatacagtatatttacggaccacCGGCCCCCTCCACCTcaacatccactacaacatctacaacacCATCCACAACCACAACAACATCAACTACGACGACAACATCGGCTACCAATAGACCAATAGAGGTCACGCCTACGCCTACACCTACAgatttggacatttgtaatttaagacacaaactcaacacgttcttagtagtgagaaacagactatacgcgttttacggtaaatacgtttggatactaagcctgaacgaagcccatagaacgcgtgaagagtttaccaatcctatgataattacagagtggttgacTTTCTTACTGTCAGACTTTACTAACGTTTCggccgtgtaccagagaccgaaCGGGGACGTAGTCATGATCGTAGACAGAACtctatacgttatagattacccgtcacttagactgtccaatcaaagacccattagcagaatcgtacataccagagttaagaaagtcaatgcagcgttaaacagtaatatgggtaaaaCCTACGTCTtcgtcgatgacaagtttgttgtagagttaaacgaatgcaccctcacaggcaccatgttgGGGATGACTTCAAGCGTACTCCCCGGTGTTCCGGGGTCCATAaagggaggtttcagatataaaaacggtcgtatttattttataacagacagttacgtgctggagtttgacgagtttaccggtactgtcacaaaatccgaggcggacatcttcgacgtactgcagattacttgtgtgcgtgaatcgctactcaaacagttgtataaagtgatacggtatataaatggcgaacCACAAACGTAattcaaacagagtgaaacgagctgtcaagcggggtagaggtatagtgaccagcgtACTGAAcaacgcactgcccgctgtaggcaccataataaaccGTGCTGTTGACGCGTTACCTGTCGAATTACACCTTCCCGGCGGGTATCAGTACTGTGGGCCAGGTACGagattaggggtgagattggcaaggggtgataggGGTATTAACAAACTCGATTCTGCCTGTAAgctccacgatatagcgtactcgaaatacaCGGATTTagaacaccggcgagaggccgacaaGGAATTGGCCGaaagagcttggcaaagggtgaaatcgggagacgctagtgtaggagaaagggccgcggccttagcagtgacggcagcaatgaaagctaaaacagcgtttgggggtgggagaaagaaaaaaaccaaagacaaagcgagggaggggtaaaCCTAAGGGCAGAGGGCTCTACCTGAAAccgtatccaaagaggggaggtggtggggtgaggaaaaagaagaggtattgtaaaaaaaaacaacaatctcgataccgataaaacctctaacaaaccacgaattgatccgttatGCGAGGCTACTCAATATTCCAAACTTTCGAGGTGTctacatgagggacacactgcccaagaccccgcggcagtacgagtcggccatagttAACCTGGACAGTTCCCACGGTGAAGgtacgcactgggtctgttataagaaactcggagacagagtgtactactttgacagctttggaaatctgagaccgccggtagaactcgtatccTACTTTGGATCAGGGGTGAgcgtacagtataactatgagcgtaaacagtctgaggactcagtagtctgcggtcacttgtgtttaaagtttctggcgcgtaatgttttcacttaacggAGCTGCTCCGCACGTATCTTGCGAGGTATTTCtaccaatggatttgagcgatggagAGTACGAGATTGGTCTAATTGGTCTCTCGACGTACTATACGATACCAAACATTGAAAGAGGTGTGAATGACATGTTCCACTACGGAGTCGACAAAGAAATAGTGATAGACGAGGGGTcgtatgaaattgaaaacatagaagaatatatcaagtcgcacattgacggaaGTGTGgcgttcagtcttaaggcaaacaataacacgctaaagtccgaagtatcgtgcagtgaagcgatacattttgAAAAGCCGAATTCGGTAGCCTCAGTACTTGGTTTCACCGCTAAGGAACTGGAGCCTCATAAGAtccacatgtccgacctccccgtcagtattatggcggtaaacacgatacgtgtcgAGTGCAACATTGCACGCGGTTCCTTTCAAAACGGTATGGAAGGACACGTGTTGCACGAGTTCTACCCCGATGTGGCTCCCgggtataaaatagttgagaaaccgagCACTGtcatctatttaccggtgaacgtccGCAGGGTGAACAATATAGAGGTCTCTCTCAGAGACCAAAACGGCGATTTAatcaactttagaaacgaacccgTCTCGTTACGCTTGCACATTAGGAAGCggcaatgggtctagtatttagagaagtgtcTGCTCAGGCATTGGCCAGTAAACACCGGAAGACGGTAGTGTTAACATCGCGAAACATTCGGTTTCTAGCGTCACTGGGGTTCAAATATGGCGCTACTGGCAATAGAGTCGGCCGCAGAGTATGTTGAAGTTGTTACaggttgggagtttcactctcataagccttacgcctcgtcaactctgaAGAACAACGACGAAATCAGAATTCCGAtaagtcaacaggatataattacggcaccgttcgaaagcagtaTACACATCACTGGTAAAGTGAGTGCTAAGAAAGCTGACGGGAGTGAGGCCAGTATCTCACTAATAAACAATGCCATCGCATTTTTATTCGATGATGTAAGGTACGAGATAggcggtatagaggttgacaggacgaaaaatgtaggtataacgAGTACTATAAAAGGACTACTCTCCATTAGGGATGAAGAGCAAAAGTGTCTCGTAAACGCGTGCTGGCTCGGTCCCAATACGACAAGTGAGGCCGGTTAATTTACGTATTCGGTGCCTCTGAAACTTTTGatgggttttgccgaggattacaAGAGAATTGTTGCGAATGTTAAGCAAGAGCTTGTTCTCTTGAGGTCAGCTACGGATGTCAACGCCGTTATCTCACCGGACGCGTCAAACCTCGACTTTCAGATTACATCGCTCGAGTGGCGTGTACcacatgttacagtgtcagatagttacaaattaaaattattgcgcgTGATTGAGAAAGACACTTTGATTCACCTaccgtttcggtcctgggaacTTCACGAATATCCTTCACTACCGCAAACGACTCGACAGagctggacaataaaaacgagttcgCAAATTGAAAAGCCTCGGTACGTGGTGCTGGCCTTTCAGACCGGTAGAAAGAACGACCTAAGAAAGGACGCCTCTACTTTTGACCGTTGTGCCCTTACGAATGTTAAACTttatctgaattcacagtactacccttacgacaatgtccacggcGATCTCTGTATATTTTACGACATGTACACACGATTCCAAAGTTCGTACTATCAAAAACCAGGGTCTCCGCTGgttgactttaaaacattcacGTCTAATGTGCCTCTGTACGTGATTGATTGTTCCAAgcagaacgattcgatcaagtcgggacctgTAGATGTTAGGTTGGAATTTGAAGCTAAGGAGAATTTCCCGCCAAACACAGCTGCATACTGTCTCCTactgcatgactcccacatggcgtacacagTGCTCACCGGTTCGGTACAACGTAtaatgtaggagcggtggtggtggtgggggaactcttataaatagctgaattttgtacgtgtgtctcattctgtgtcatggaggagctaaacagttttctaaacgagcctgactcgctCGATGCGATCCGATACCTAAAATTAAAGACCGAACTACTCTGCAAGGTCGAGggtatgcgaagactctttgctcaatttagacctacagttagagtaccCAGTGACCCTTATAATTACgaccatttcaaggaatgcgtgTGGTCACGACCCgaggctacgtcaggtcctgacacttgtgggtgctactatatggattcatacattggAGGtgcgattacgattttggatcagttagttgGTATGTACgacccgtttctttcgagattacaggctctacttgaacccttccgtgataacgCAACAcagtattgttagggtgggggtaattgtataaattgagggttCCTGATGCTAGACTTCATTAGCTCAATCATGTCTGACCGGGAGGGGCCTAACCAGTGTACCATAACTCTTCAACTGCTTAAAGATAACGTAACTGTTAGCACTAATAAATTAGATGTAGAAGAGGGCGAGTCTGATTACGGAGATGATTACGATGTAAGCAAACTCCCAGAGTTTGATGCATTTAGAATCATATTTGAGAGATATGAACCTGTTAGCGAAGGATACGACGAGACTGTTCTTGAggattttgctaatgtaatattcaagaaagaggGTAGCTCTGTTGGTGAACTAAGCATTAATGTGAAAGAGTGGCATCTGTtccactctaaaatattttacgtcaaggattttcCCGCCTTTGACGGTTTCGTGTTGGCGTATCTACAACACACTGTTGAGGATGATTTAGAGTTCtgcatgtattgtagcgattacacatacgaggtccgttacaattagaaaatttaaatctaaccgtatttcctagccctcttattggtcaaaataagcacgtcgctgattggtctaaattgggtatataAGGGAGTAGTGTGAGGGGCTACGGTCAGACGGGACCTGGACTTCATTGGGTGCTGGAATTCATTAGCTCTCATCCACTCGGTGACATTCAAAATGGGCGTCGAAGCGtttgtaactgtttacttttacaaaaacgggaaattattaaaaaaaggccaCATTAATTGCTACAAGTTTTCTTCCAATGCCGATATATACGATGTGAAGGACTACGACCAAATTAGGGTTAGGTTTTCCTCAGAATACGATTCAGACTTTGACTCTGAcgaagaggaggaggaggaggaggaagagGAGGTAGACGCGGAAACGGAACCCTTACTTCGTTAATTTGCTGCTTTCCATTGGTCGaaataagcacgtcgctgattggtctaaattgggtggTATATAAGGGGTAGTGTGAGGGGTTACGGTCAGACGGGACCATGCAGGCTTCAGTGATGGACGTGGAACCTGCGAAGGTTCCCAGGCGTAAGGAACGCATAAATTCGTTAACGGGTATTTTCCTAAAGTCGGTTTACTTTTTAGGTAGCGATCTATCAAAGTGTGTAATTGTGGGGTTGTTTAAAGACAGAGGCGATTCTCTCGGGGTGCTATTCCATGGTAAGAAGGGGAGCGTTTACTGGTCGCACGATGTATTTAATCAGTTTGCTCCGAATTTCAACTGTATCACTCAGGCTTTGGAGACCTCGCAGAGGTTGAATATCAAGGTGGACAGTGGGGAGGATGTCAGGGTTTCGAACGTCTTTGGTCAAATGCATGCGTATCTCTATGACGGGGAACGTTCTTTAACGCTTAACAAGACCGAGTGGGTTCAGTTCGTTAACAACCTCCCGTCGGTCTACATCGCACTACGGGATCTCTTTTCCATCGAGGTGTCAGCTAAGAGTGTTGTTCGGTGTCTGCTGGCTGGCGAGAAGGAGGAGGAGGACGTGGAGTATAACGACATCCCTAGTCCCGTACTTTGCAGACTGGTCCAGGAAGTTGACCTTTTTAAACGTTGGCCAAATGGAAGCGATAGTGGAGTTTCATGCATTCAAGGATAATGAGAACCGGTTTATTGTGAAGGAGTTTGTTGTGGTCAGTCATCTGTTTCGCTCACACATAGTGTTCAAACCCCCGTACAGCGTAACCGAATTAGATTCAAAAGCGGCTAGAACCGCCCGTTGGTTGGTGCGTCACTTTCATCATATTAATTGGAATGACGGAGGGATCCCTTTTGACGAAGATATCGTCCGCGCTCTCTGTAAACCCTTcgctactgtatatactacagggttagaaaaagttagatttttgtctcgttttcacgataacgtagttgataggaatattgtagatagtaaggaggctattgtttcCGATGCTCAAtgtattttacctcaacataatagtgactgtacatatgcttgtgctttaaaaaaggctctagggcggggtgagtgagtggcaagcccctaaggctggcgtaaaacctgtaagtcctggggttttcaactgctcttacggcaggcctaaactccgtaagtccgggggcggttgtgtgtgtgtgtgtgtgtttggatacctctatggcaggcctaacctccgtaagtccaggggtacgagcctcgctctagttgctaaaaaaagatatgtaaaaaaatatactaaaaaacaaaatgtttctttgcgagtgttttacgggttgcattgaaaggcttctccgagtaaagcggcttgttacactagcaaggattacaaaaaaatacaaaaattgtaaaataaaaaaaaaaaaatatgttgggaggtagcaaatttgttatggagtggctaccaccgtaaagagcgatggttggggctctttacacacacgtggataggcctactggggaaggagccacgtaaaataTCTCCTAACGCGCCGGGACCCTACCCCTTGGGTGGTGTGGAAACTTGGGTCACGTTGCAACAAGGACAAACGCACGTGTGGTGGGGGGTACGCTGCGCTTGCATATAAGCGACTGCTGCGAATGTATCCAGCATTGTGCAATCATGTACAGTTGCAGGCACCTTGTGTTGGCGTTTTCCGTGGGAGTTATGACTGTGTCTACGGCCTTGATAGCGATTCTCTGCAGAGCACGCCTGCCTCCCGGAGTCGGCTACACTCGCTTGATGCTGATACTGGTGGGCCTTCTTATCGTTGCAGCACCCCTCGTTGCTGGTGACGACGACGGACCGCCTCCGCGGAAAGCCCCTCGATTGgtggtaatgttattattactattatagaattaataattagaTTCCGTTTTTCCGATTGggtacaatttgtttttgttttttgaaggGCAACGACGATGACCCCCGGCCCGATCCTCACCCCGAGGTCCAGGACTCCCCATTGTCGCCTGACCCTGATGACAGTGTGGAGGTACGTGTGCGCTTGTgttggttttgtgtttgtatgcGTGTTTGTTTGCGTTACGGgctgaattgttttttctttccagGAGTATGACTCGGATGCCACCGTGGAGAACCTGATACCCGGTGTAAGTACAATTGGCTTCCTACAATTTGTCCGTCTcgtgttttttgctattttcctacggtttgtttttttttttgcagtctcCTGACCCGTGGGCTTTTGGACCGAGGCCAAGGCAGAGGCCTCTCAATGACACAGCGGTTGAGGACCTTCTGCTGGGACCCTGGGAAGTGTTGGAGGCTGCCATCACGGGTATGCCTCTACCACCGTCTCCATCACCGCCCCGGGCCGCAGCCCGCAGGCTCCCTCTCCAGACGATGCCGCTTCCTCGGCCGCGGCGACTTCCGAGGATAAGTATCGCCCCGACCCAGGCCccctcgacgtcccggtcctctgGTGGGTCCAACGTAGCGACCGTCGCCCCGGTCccctcgacgtcccggtcctctgCTGGGCCCACGACCCAACCCTCTACCTCAACGGGTCGAACCGGCGCTTGTAGAAGGGTAAGTGTCCAccggtagtagtggtagtagtagtagtaagtagtattaGTGGTAGTGGTGATACCTTACTTGCTTTTCAGCCTCCTACAGCTGCATCAGGAGTAGATGTGGCACGGCAGAGGTTACGGGAACTGGTGCTGGACCATTTCCTTCAAGTATTTGTTTCGCCGGCGCACGCTCCCGTGGCGTGCACTGTGGGGGCGTTGGTTGCGATGTCCACCCTGAGGGCCGAGCTCAGGGATATGCTCTGGCTCGTCGACCATCTTCTCGACGAGACGCCCCGTGACCAGAGCCTCGTGATAGCGTACGCGCTTTGGAGGGAAGTGCGCTCGTCGTTGGAGGGTCTGCTCATCGGCATCGGCGAGAGCATGGAGTCGGCGGCCTCGAGGGATCCCTACGACATCGACCCTGAGGAACCGGAACCGTCGCCCCCGGCTAGGCACGTTCGCTGCTGTGTCTGTATGGACAGATTGCCGACGGTAGGGTTGAGGCCTTGTGGACACACTCTGTGCCCACAATGTGCCCATAGGCTCTTACGTTGTCCAATCTGTCGGGTGATCATCCACGGGAGGAtgccattgtttttttcttaaaatttttaaaataaacacgttttttttgctatgtaagtatttgatttttcaaagttcccgccacttttttttggttcccgccatttgagggattttttcccgcgcgtgagggatttttcccgcatttgagggatttttcccgtgggggcggggcttagccgccatcttggatcacgtgacctgctctcgaccaatcagagcgcggggctatcctccgggttactctacttgtgttatctttcgaaaaacagt
This genomic stretch from Homalodisca vitripennis isolate AUS2020 chromosome 6, UT_GWSS_2.1, whole genome shotgun sequence harbors:
- the LOC124365244 gene encoding uncharacterized protein LOC124365244 is translated as MPLPPSPSPPRAAARRLPLQTMPLPRPRRLPRISIAPTQAPSTSRSSGGSNVATVAPVPSTSRSSAGPTTQPSTSTGRTGACRRPPTAASGVDVARQRLRELVLDHFLQVFVSPAHAPVACTVGALVAMSTLRAELRDMLWLVDHLLDETPRDQSLVIAYALWREVRSSLEGLLIGIGESMESAASRDPYDIDPEEPEPSPPARHVRCCVCMDRLPTVGLRPCGHTLCPQCAHRLLRCPICRVIIHGRMPLFFS